The genomic window acggatgcttTGCTCTGCGTAGATCCAAACGCACATCCAATCTCACGCCATCATCATCCTGCCCAATACGGACGGCATTGAGCTGCTGGTTTGCTACGAGGACGAGGGCGTTTACGTCAACACCTACGGACGCATCACCAAGGATGTGGTGCTGCAGTGGGGGGAGATGCCCACCTCCGTCGGTGAGACTGTTGAATTTCTGCATTCTCCAAAACTCCTTTTTTTTCGTGTCAGAATGTGttacttgatgtttttttttgcagcctacATCCGCTCCAACCAGATTATGGGCTGGGGCGAGAAAGCCATCGAGATCCGCTCGGTGGAAACGGGCCACCTAGACGGTGTTTTCATGCACAAGAGGGCCCAAAGACTCAAGTTCCTATGCGAGAGGAATGACAAGGTGAGAGGGGCAAAAGTTCTTCAATCATCCCACACCCACATCCGCCTGGATTAAACTGGGACCAGGAAGAACAATTCATAAGAGCCAGTTCCTCTATCAAGAATGTCCTGTCACCATACGGAATCTGGGCACATCCAAAATGTACTTTCATGTTGTGTTAATAAGTCTTGTGTGTTTGGCCTCAGGTGTTCTTCGCCTCGGTGCGGTCCGGAGGCTCCAGTCAGGTCTACTTCATGACGCTGGGCCGAAGCAACCTTCTCAGCTGGTAGaggtcttcctcttcttcctcctctaattcctcttcctcctgctcctccGCCTGGCCTTCGCTAACACTGGATCTCAGAAGCCGACCACCTCGACAACCGCAAACCCCACTGGACCGCAACCGGACTCGCGGACGAGGACTCCACCCACATACCCTTCCGTGACAGGAGGAAGGAGTCAAATGTGAATTCTGGAAGAAGGAAATCCCCCACCCcctaccccccaaaaaaaaagtttcctggtgctcgtcatcgtcgtcctcgTGGTTTCTCCTGGACTTTGAACGTCTTCTAACCGCCGGAAAAGTTTTAACCAGTCCGTGAATGTCTGTCAGTGTTCTCGTGTGACTGGGATGATGGATGGTGATGAAGGTGATGATGATCATGAAGTCATGGTGATACGCAAAGTAGGCAGGGACAAAGGGCAAGAAAGGACaaaacaaagtatttttcttcatcctcacacacacacacgagcgtgAATCTTTGTGTTaccttattttatttgtttttattattaataatattaatatgattattttcCAATGCACATTGACCCCCCTTACCCCACTGTCTTGCTTGCTTCCACCCACAGAGGGCGACATGCTATCTGCGCAGAATGTGTGCATACCAAAAAAGAAGTCAATAAAGTTGTGTAtgtacaaaaaatatattattaatatttgtGGAGGATGTGTTTATAAAGCATGAGATGATGACAATAACCTTTTGTTCCACATCTTTGCAGTTGGAGCCAGATGACAAATACATTACAATCTTCTTTCTCAACATTGTGACTTATTTTCGTAACTTTCTCATTGCTTATTATTGTGAATGTATTCTTGAAACATTCTGACATTTCTTGTGACGTGACAAATGTGTCCTTCTAGAAATAACCCGCCGCCACCCCTCCTACCTTGCATTGTGGAGTACAAAGTGTTTGGTTGGGAAACCTCGGAGTTTACCTTCTCGTCGGCCCTTTCAAACCAAACACTGACGGGAAAGACTGAGCACATACCTGTGGAATGTAAGTACAAATTGTCCTTGAAATAATTGTGCTTTATTTTTCCTGTCGTGCCTGTCCTCTGTTGGCTAATAGTTTGACTAGTTTTAATATTGCTTGGTTGCATATCTTCTTTCATCACGTGTTTGACAATGTTGGTATTTTTGACTCATTTGGACTGATGGTCATTTCATGGATGGGCTCTTCCTGAATGACAAAAACACGTCACTTatttttgtgcgtgtgtttctttcctgctttgaacactcttttAAAATAATGCTGAATGTTGAAATGTTACACAACTAAATatcaactcattcactgccattgacaacgatagaagtcaaagtcaaatttTCATGCCTGgccgtgttaaaaaaaaaaagcaatataaaagaaaatgtgaaGAATACTTTGAGAACGTTAAATGTGTTAACGTTAAAAATCAATGTTTAAACAATGACAAATTTTAAGCAACTAGATGTAAACAAAAtgctgcaacatttttttttttctttctcacgcGTGTGTGCATATGTTAATTCATGTGTTTATGTAATGTCCTGAGGAAATGGAAGCAGAAGTAAACTTTGTCCGGCTAGAAAGGAAAATGAGTATTTAAAGTTCACATCATGTCAAATGGTAattatataaatgttttttttaattcggaTGATATTTGAATGAatgtgctttttaaaaaaaacaaaaaaaatcatcaatttattgaattcttctctttttttttaaatgcatgtgAGTCAGACCAGTGTTGGTCCATCGTGCGGTTACAAGGTTTCCGTGACGATTGATGAGGCCATCGGCTTCTACTTAAGAGTCCGACTTGAGACTGGGACCCTCACTCGGGCTGTTTTGAAGCGCTCGCCATGTTGGCTTGAAAGCCGTACGCTGTCCCACAGTGTCAGAAGCCTCTCGTAGCCATGTCACCCATCGTGGCGTTGATGATGCTAGCCGTAGAGTTAGCTCACGGACAAAGATTTGCGCTTCCGTCGTTGCCTATGAAGGGTGAGCTGCCTCCCAAATGAAAATGTCACTTTCGCTTATTtttaatctgaaaaaaaaatgcaatttgtcATTGTACATTAACTATCCATGCTTTTCGTCGTCATTAGCATGAATAAGTATTGTTGCACTCAACATTGCGTGATGTCTGTCTGACCTTGATTGTTGTTCTTTCCACCAGATGGCTGCTTGACGGTGGCACCCGAGTTGGAGCTCTTTCATTTGGAGAGAGAGGCGGTAAGCGTGTCGTGTCCCATCTTCCTGAGGGCCCTCCATGTTCGCCACATCACACCGTCGGATGCCAACTTCCGCATTGCCAAGGGCAATTTCACCCACGACGAAGACCGAGTCCGACGCATCAACTTGGATTTGTGGCTCCTTCCAGCTCAGCCGTCTGACTCGGGCGAGTACACATGCACCTTCAGGTAACAAATCAAAATATTTCCCAAATATTGATTTGTCAAGTCGCaacaaaattttaaaaacaccactaaatggaaaaaaaaaaaaacaatgtttgtattaaattttgggaaaaacactgaatgtaatttataaagaaaaaaaattacagaatGTCACAAATactaccagaataaaaaaatatgttaaaCTAATGTTAAAAAAACGCTCCTAAAAAGCCATACAAAATGTCACAAGAAAATCTTTAAATCACTCAAAATTTTTCCAACTGCttctattgtaaaaaaaaaatattcaaatcatAACGAAAGCACTTTTAACGTTGTTTTATTGCTGTTATTGCAACGTAGGAACGCCACATACTGCATCCGCGGCAGCGTGACGTTGCGGGTGTACGCCAAGTCGGCAGTGGACGTGGACAACCTGTCGTTCGAGTACGACGCCATGCTGGGAGAAAACGTCACGCTCAATTGTCCCATTAGGAAACACTACTCCCACACACCTGTCCAATGGTTGAAGGTGAGAGCAGAACTTTGTGGGTACACTCCAGGCCTGATTGTGGTTgaataaaatggttcaaatgttaCTCATTAAAATTATTCAAACAaatgttattgttgtttttccttctaaaaaatatatatcaacaATATTTAATGTAAACAATCAAAAGACCTAACCAAATTTAACGTCCCTGATTTTATTTCCAATTTCTTTGCAGGGTGCTGTCACCCTCCAGTCCCACAGGTGGAACTCTTCCGAGAGAGATACGAGAAAACTGCGGCTCCCAGAGGTGCAGTATTCCGACGGCGGGTTGTACACATGCCGACTGAGCGTGCTGGTGGAGGACAGCGAGTTCCCACTCACTCGCACCATCCGACTCCTCGTCAAAGGTGCCTTCCATGTCGTACGGGCATCACATACTCAAAGATACTACCttaaaaatatttgttgtaTCACTAAGAATGTACACATACAAAAACAGGACGGCCCAAAAATATCCCAAAATATCTTTTATTAAATCGTCAAAAAAACAACTGCACATTTTGCCCAAAGGATTTCAAAACACTTGCCATAAGTCTTTCTTTTGTCAATTTTTCAGAACCCCAGTTAGCCACACCATCAATGACGCCACTGATCATCTCGCCATCTAACGGCAGCGTCCACCAGGCCTCACACGGTGAGTCACTGACTTTGTCGAGAAGATCATCTAGTTaataaaagggggaaaaaaataaaaaacataatgTAGTTATTGTTATCCTCAGCATTCCACAAGTTATTGATTGTTGCAGGTTCAGGTCTGGAGGTTAAGTGCACGGCGCTGACGTCATGCCAGTCCAGTCCCTGGACAGCTGTGTGGTGGTTTGCGGACGGCGTCCAGATAGACGCGTCACGCCTCCACGGACGAGCTCTGCAGACCGGGAGAAGGTAGCCGCTCATTTCCTCACCACAACCTTGTCTTTCGAAATGCGCTTTTTGTCACAAAATGGCTATCGCCGTCCGTGCAGGGAAACCCGGGTGACTCCGGGTTGCCAGGTGGAAGTGGGGCTGGTCATCATGTCAATgacagaagaagaggaaggGGTGGAGCTAACGTGTGTCACTCAAAATCAGGATGGGAGACGGGAAGTGACGGTCACGCTCCACGTAGAGGGTGAGTCATATCACACGTGAGAATGTACAAGTAGGCTTAAGTCTGGTTTCAATTTATTCTTTCAAGTCAGGTTAAGGCTTTTAATTTTTGAATAAGAATCATTTTCCAAGAAAGGAAAAGGCATGACCCAAGGTTTGTCCCTCCCCAAAACAGACTCGAGCATGACCTGGGTCGTGGTGGGCTGTGTGTCCATTTCCTGTTTCCTGGTGGTGCTCTCCATCTTCCTCTACGCTTTGCTCATCAAGCCCAAACTCAAGAAGAACACCAAGAAGAACGCCGATTACTTTCTAGCGCGCCAGGACAGTGTCTGCTAGTGGATGTTGCACTACTTCCTTTGGGCAACAGGTGGCAGCAGCACCCACAACTCTATCTTGTGACAACCCACCAGATTTGAAAGTTgatttacacacgcacacatttatTACGGATTTTCTCTCATATTTCACGTGTTCAGGCTAAATAAAACCAACAAATGCAAAGTCAGATTTATTTGTCGTAAATATAACATTGAAGACTTGTAAATGTGGATTAAATGATGTATGGTGGATGtgtagaatgaaaaaaaaacaattgaacaGAATATATaatccaaatattttaaaaggtaACCCCAAAACGATTACAAATATTTGAACACTAAGTACGTGAaaccagcaaaaaaacaaaacaaaagtataaaccgcaaaatataaataaaagcatGAATCAGCAAAACAAAGAGTAAACCATTAAAAAAATCGGTACATTTTTAAAAGCTACATATAAAGTTAGCAATCTGGACaggaaataatgaaaataaaagacatctaaaacacaaaatttgcaccccaaaatgtcaggaaatcggaaaatattttaaaaattcacCAGTTAAACAAAAATCGAATTGATTTATTgtggccacaagatggcgccaaaggaaGACGCCCGTGTAAAATGAAGCACCTCCGTGGAATGTATTCACTTGCCAAGActtgaattgtgtgtgtgtgtgagtgtgcgtgagcCAGAAGCGATTGCTCAACTTACGAGAAGTTGCAACATTTGTCTTTATTCAGACTGTGAAAGGGCTCTCGACAAAGAAGACGCGCGTTCGATTCCTCTGCCACCAGATGAATGACATGAGGCCTCTGTCATGTGACCAGAGGAGGCCGACCACCACCAaatcatcatcaccaccacaCAGGTAAGTTTTAACTGGCCATTTGTTCAACTTCCTGAGTGGCTCAGGAAGTTGAAGGGTCAACACGTTGCCAGGGCATTTACGTGTTCACTTATTTTGTTTAGATATACTGCATGTTTCTACACTAGACAATGACAAGCCTAAACTGGAAGTATTGCTGTATATTAGTAagattaacaaaaaaaacatacaaaaaatgcaaataaaaaaatcaagacaattaaaaaaaaatccagtaatCGAAAGCGTACATGAAAAAGAATGACTTTTATGGTGAATGTGTTCACACAGGAAGTAGTACTAATAGTAATAGGATgttgtttttcaaaataaaacaccccAAATGCTAATTGTTGACCAGTTGCTTTGAAAAATGACACCTAAAAAGAATTACAAGTTGTATTCAAAGTCGTGAATTTCGGAAAAAGCCATTCAAAATGTAATTGTTGACTTCCCACTATGCCACGTGCTCCCACGCGCTCATTTAGCTTTGCGGGGGCTAACTCGGCTTCTTTCATGGCTTTATAACTTGAGGGTAAAAACGACAAGTAGGTGAGGCCTCATCATGGGAGTAATTAAAATTAATGACAAGAATAGTTGTGAGTCATATTTGACTTGTGTGGACAAAGTACTGACTCATACATTTCACCCTCTTTAAAAACGGTAACAGACGAATGACCAAACTAGCTTCCACAAAGTTACTTGTGCTAACATCGACTGCTATTTCGGGTTGTTCCAaatttcctcctctttgaccaagGCCTGAAGAACTTATGAACAAAgtagaaataaaaacattaaacgAACAAAACAACTCAAAACGGCAACTAGTTAACCTTTGGCTGGTTAGCAAATGAACAAATAGTCCAACAAACACACTTACTCACTAACATTTTGACCTGAGTGACTAAATCATTGTAATTTGAAAAATGATTGCGCATAAGTGGTTCTGATGGAGGGACgaataaatgaaacaaaactgATAACTAACTGAACTTAACTCACGAATGCATAAACAATTGTTGTTTTTACGATGGCCACACTTTCTCTCTCCCACAcatacgcacgcatgcacgcacggctGATCTGGCCTGCTTCCATGTGGTTCCACAGAAGCCTTGCATCATCATTTTGGGCGGTTCTTGCATGAAATCAGTGTCTGAAGCTTCTCTACCGATTGCTCAtgtgggaggcgccgccgcttcAGGGCGGTACACGTTGTCCCCTCGTTCGCTGCTGTTTGCCATCATTGCGCTGTAGCTGTCCATCCTTCATGTTGTTTCAGTCATGTGCGTCCATGTGTGGACCCTTCTGCTGCTGTTGATGGTGCCAAGTGTCTACGGGACTCACGTCGTTTCGGGTGAGTAGCGGTGCTGGAACGCTGGCTCGAGACTGACTCGTGCTGGTGGGTCACATTGGCTGGACGGTGGGAAAGTCCTAAATGGGTCAAAGTCAACCACATGTTTATTCACTAAACCTTCATGTTTGTTTTGTAATATCCGGGAAAAGTGGGAGCAAAACTGTTGATTTTTGTGTCAGTAAAATGTAATCAAGTTAGGAGGAGTGTTAAGTGCTCGTTCGCTGTGGTGGGACTGAGTCAAGTGTGGAAAAAGTTCTTGGGAATGGGGTCATATCCTCTTGGCTAAAATCCCAACAAATACAACGAAGAATGTCTCATGAGGATGGACACCCAACAAATAACACGAGCTAGCTTATTCTCTGGCTAACTTGCTAACAAACGAAGCAAGCAACGTTTGTGAAAAAGCTAACTGCggacatttgtttttgtcagaTGAATGCAAGGACTATGACGTTCAGTTTGAGCGCGTGTTCTCAGTGCCAGGAGACGTGGCCATGATCAATTGCACGCTGGCATCTCCCGACGTCTTCAACTTGTCGACGGCGTCCTACAAGGTGGAGTGGTACCACGTAGAGACGGGACGAGCGCTTCGCAACGTCAGCCGTCGCGTCCTCATCCGAGGGGAGACCCTGTGGTTGCTCAATGTCACCATGGAGCATGACGGACATTACCAGTGCGTGGTCAGGTAATTGTGGAATTGATTAAATTGTACACAATATAATTTTTTCGACACAAATCTGAATtgatttgctcttttttttattgatttaatttatTGGTTATGGATTTTCTATTACGATGAAttcaaaggcattttttttttttttgccacacctAAGCCCTGCCGCTTGCTGATTGGTCCGCTCCTTCTTCCAGGACGAGCGCGTCGGCCTGCTTCAAGCAGTCCACCAGGTTGGTGGTGGAGCATCCACTTCAAGGCGAGTGCGGTCGTCCGCGCAAAGCCTACCAGGTCCTCATCGTAGGCGTGACCGACACGCTCTCCTGTCCAGTCAGAGACGTCCTCAAAACGCTTCAAAGCTACGGCATCACCGCCTCCGTGACCTGGTACCGAGTGAGTCATACCTTGGtcttgttgccatggaaaccacaAGATTTTTCCCAATATTTCTGCACAACAGTTTCTGTGTCATCGTGCATATTAGGGCTGCGACTTGATTGAGGACGGCTTTGACGGACACGTTTACCGCGACCTAGCACGGCTGAAAATTAAAGACGTGGACAGCCGCAACAACCAGCTGTACACGTGCACACTGAATTTTAACCTGGGCGACGTCGCGGCATCCATGTCGGAGACCATCGAGGCTTGGGTGCAAGGTGGGCAACAGAGACACTCCCTCGCATTGTCACAAGGGGGCGACAGAGAGTATCGCACATCTGAATGGAGTAGAGATGATTTTAAAAATTGTGTAGCACCACTTTTTGCCTCCCATCAAACTATTTTGCTGTTGTGTTGCAGAGGATCACTGCTTCGAGCCCCAAGTGCTGCAGCCAGCCAACGATTTTGTCAAAGCGGCCGCAGGTGAGCAGTCAAGAATATAAAGTGACGAAACACGTAGCTGCCAATGAGGCTAACGTGGCTAACTGTTTGTGTTCAGGGTCTCGTTTGACGCGAAAATGTCAAGTATTCGTGCCGTGCATTGGCACCGTTCCTGACGACCTTATAGTGAACGTATTATGGTTGGATGACAACGACTTCATTTCCGACAACGACTCAGAAAGGATCTTCGCTTCACAACCACGGTGACAACATTGGTTTCTTTTAGGAGCATCTTTTTAATACCATTCAGGGGTTAACCAAAAACTGATTCCGTAGGTTCTACTTTTAGATCTCTTTTGGAACTGCTTCATTATTTTGGGAGGTTCTAAAAAGTACCAAAAGTACCGCTATAATCAAAAATGCTGACTTGTACCATGCATCCTTCTTTGTTTTTAGAAGCTTTCAAAAGTGATGGGTTCTCTCTTTTGTCTGTTTCAACTTCCTGTTTCAATTTCCCGTGTTCCAGCGTGTGGCGTGTGAACACCACCCGGAAAGGTGTGTGGATGGAGAGCATGCTGACCATTTCCTCCCTGAAGAAGACCGACTTCCTGGTCAACTACACGTGTCGAGCGTACAGCGCGCGAGGTTTTCCTCAGGCCCACTTTGCCGTGCTGCCTCCAGGTAAATCTCGTCAGGGTCCGACGGCCGCCATCTTGTTCCTGTGTCTTGACCTCCTGCGGGTTACAGAAGCGGACTACACGGTTGCTGTCAGCTGTGTGTTTGGCAGCGTGGTGGCTCTCGCCGTGATGGCTGTGGTGGTGTACCACCGATTCAAGATTGACATCGTGCTGTTTTTACGCGGCTCCTTCCCAGTCTTCTATACAAACAAAGGTAAGAAATTGGTTCTGTTTTTAATGCTAGCATGCtaaatgatttgatttgttgcCGCTGTCAGAAAACGACGGCAAGCAGTTTGACGCTTACGTGATGGCCTACTACCCGGTCAACTGCCAGCTGGATGTTAGCCACGGAATGCTAACGTTTGCGCTTAACATCCTGCCGCAAGTGTTGGAAAAAGCTTGCGGCTACAAACTTTTCATAGCGGGACGGGACTCCCTGCCAGGACAAGGTAATACACTTAGTTTATTTATAAATTGTTTACTTACTTCCTTAATTCACTTTTACGTGTCTTAGTGAGTGCGCGATTAAGCTAGCGTGccctgtttgtgtgtttacGGTGACTCTGCTTCCCCCTGCAGCCATGGTGGACTCTGTGCACGACAACATGCTGGCCAGCCGCAGACTCCTCCTGCTCTACGGCGCCTCGCCCTTCACCTGCACGCATCGCCACCACCACCGGCAcgacaacaaacacacaaacatcaacaacaacaactctaACAACAACAACCTGGGCGAGGAGCTCTGTTTGGACCCACGAAGTCAACACGAGTGTATAGTGGCCATGCATCAAGTACTCATGGAGGGAACCCTCAAGGTCAGCTCCACAATTAACACACTTTTGTTTGGTGACTTTTTTTTGATTGTTACGTTTGTTTTGCAGGTGGTGCTGGTGGAGCTGGAGGAGGTCAGCGCAGCGCAACTAGCTCTCTTCCCGGAGTCGCTGCGTCACCTGCGGAAGAAACAGGGCGCTGTGTGCTGGTGGAAGGACCACCGCCAGCACCAGCAGTCCAAACTGAAGTGTTGGACCACTTCCACTGGGAAGTCCTCCCCATCCAGGACCGGTACATGGGACCACAAGGAATTACACTCACCTGGTTCGCTCTCTCCGTCGTCCAAGTTCTGGAAGGAGATTCGCTATCACATGCCCGTGAGGAGCAAGACAGTAGCGCCCCCTGAAAGGACGACTCTCTTGAAGGTGTAGCCA from Syngnathus scovelli strain Florida chromosome 8, RoL_Ssco_1.2, whole genome shotgun sequence includes these protein-coding regions:
- the LOC125973915 gene encoding interleukin-1 receptor type 2 isoform X1 yields the protein MCPSRNNPPPPLLPCIVEYKVFGWETSEFTFSSALSNQTLTGKTEHIPVEYGCLTVAPELELFHLEREAVSVSCPIFLRALHVRHITPSDANFRIAKGNFTHDEDRVRRINLDLWLLPAQPSDSGEYTCTFRNATYCIRGSVTLRVYAKSAVDVDNLSFEYDAMLGENVTLNCPIRKHYSHTPVQWLKGAVTLQSHRWNSSERDTRKLRLPEVQYSDGGLYTCRLSVLVEDSEFPLTRTIRLLVKEPQLATPSMTPLIISPSNGSVHQASHGSGLEVKCTALTSCQSSPWTAVWWFADGVQIDASRLHGRALQTGRRETRVTPGCQVEVGLVIMSMTEEEEGVELTCVTQNQDGRREVTVTLHVEDSSMTWVVVGCVSISCFLVVLSIFLYALLIKPKLKKNTKKNADYFLARQDSVC
- the zmp:0000000936 gene encoding interleukin-1 receptor type 1, with translation MCVHVWTLLLLLMVPSVYGTHVVSDECKDYDVQFERVFSVPGDVAMINCTLASPDVFNLSTASYKVEWYHVETGRALRNVSRRVLIRGETLWLLNVTMEHDGHYQCVVRTSASACFKQSTRLVVEHPLQGECGRPRKAYQVLIVGVTDTLSCPVRDVLKTLQSYGITASVTWYRGCDLIEDGFDGHVYRDLARLKIKDVDSRNNQLYTCTLNFNLGDVAASMSETIEAWVQEDHCFEPQVLQPANDFVKAAAGSRLTRKCQVFVPCIGTVPDDLIVNVLWLDDNDFISDNDSERIFASQPRVWRVNTTRKGVWMESMLTISSLKKTDFLVNYTCRAYSARGFPQAHFAVLPPEADYTVAVSCVFGSVVALAVMAVVVYHRFKIDIVLFLRGSFPVFYTNKENDGKQFDAYVMAYYPVNCQLDVSHGMLTFALNILPQVLEKACGYKLFIAGRDSLPGQAMVDSVHDNMLASRRLLLLYGASPFTCTHRHHHRHDNKHTNINNNNSNNNNLGEELCLDPRSQHECIVAMHQVLMEGTLKVVLVELEEVSAAQLALFPESLRHLRKKQGAVCWWKDHRQHQQSKLKCWTTSTGKSSPSRTGTWDHKELHSPGSLSPSSKFWKEIRYHMPVRSKTVAPPERTTLLKV
- the LOC125973915 gene encoding interleukin-1 receptor type 2 isoform X2, with protein sequence MSPIVALMMLAVELAHGQRFALPSLPMKDGCLTVAPELELFHLEREAVSVSCPIFLRALHVRHITPSDANFRIAKGNFTHDEDRVRRINLDLWLLPAQPSDSGEYTCTFRNATYCIRGSVTLRVYAKSAVDVDNLSFEYDAMLGENVTLNCPIRKHYSHTPVQWLKGAVTLQSHRWNSSERDTRKLRLPEVQYSDGGLYTCRLSVLVEDSEFPLTRTIRLLVKEPQLATPSMTPLIISPSNGSVHQASHGSGLEVKCTALTSCQSSPWTAVWWFADGVQIDASRLHGRALQTGRRETRVTPGCQVEVGLVIMSMTEEEEGVELTCVTQNQDGRREVTVTLHVEDSSMTWVVVGCVSISCFLVVLSIFLYALLIKPKLKKNTKKNADYFLARQDSVC